One window of the Leptotrichia massiliensis genome contains the following:
- the fabG gene encoding 3-oxoacyl-ACP reductase FabG, protein MLIEMFDLAGEVALVTGGAKGIGKGIAKALKQARAKIIIGDIDKEKGKETASELDDEFYYLDVTDKEQVQYVVQSIYEKYGKLSILCSNAGIFPQVSIENMTEKDWDKVQDINVKGTFFVAQAVLKYMKKQSYGRVILTSSITGPITGFYGWAHYGASKAAQLGFMRSAALEYAKYGITVNAIQPGNILTDGLIEAGEEYMKKMKDIIPVYTLGKPEDIGYTAVFLASREAGFITGQTIIVDGGQVLPETPNM, encoded by the coding sequence ATGTTGATTGAAATGTTTGATTTGGCTGGAGAAGTTGCTCTTGTCACGGGCGGAGCAAAAGGTATAGGAAAAGGTATTGCAAAAGCATTGAAACAAGCTAGAGCAAAAATCATTATAGGAGATATCGATAAAGAAAAAGGTAAGGAAACAGCAAGTGAACTGGATGACGAATTTTATTATCTTGATGTTACAGATAAAGAACAAGTTCAGTATGTTGTCCAAAGCATTTACGAAAAATATGGCAAATTAAGCATCCTATGTTCAAATGCGGGAATTTTTCCACAAGTAAGCATTGAAAATATGACAGAAAAAGATTGGGATAAAGTTCAAGATATAAATGTAAAGGGAACTTTTTTTGTAGCACAAGCAGTACTAAAATATATGAAAAAACAAAGCTATGGGCGAGTAATACTGACTTCTTCGATTACAGGGCCTATTACAGGATTTTATGGATGGGCACATTATGGTGCTAGTAAAGCCGCACAGTTGGGATTTATGCGAAGTGCAGCATTGGAGTATGCAAAATATGGAATTACAGTTAATGCTATTCAGCCAGGAAATATATTAACAGATGGATTGATAGAGGCTGGAGAGGAATATATGAAAAAAATGAAGGATATAATACCAGTATATACTTTGGGAAAACCTGAAGATATTGGATACACAGCAGTTTTCTTGGCCAGTCGAGAAGCTGGTTTTATTACAGGTCAAACAATAATTGTAGATGGTGGGCAGGTATTACCAGAAACTCCCAATATGTAG
- a CDS encoding tetratricopeptide repeat protein yields MKKILLVSFILCNIYGFSAKVSVQRSSTLKSENKDGKNIGEMTIKDTIKEISENDRKRFEEIDLEKKEKKEVIDLTMKELTELGINKKSIETTFKAIEEESDYDKRKKLFLQAIEEDKKNYLPYYYLAQEADNIKVAMEYYKDAIKANPKNPMAYTNLVAKYGQAGMEKEQVELAKKMITLFPEFPEGYYSIAAIDFQNENYSNSIKYAKLAIDKYDKMKKLDYSYVTESAKYRYKADAQYLVFLNYIQMKKYDEAFEYSKEAYIFMAQHDNDLRFQIYSMLADFTEEIKNKNKEKYKEYISKLNALRLAEELVKANNKIKSGKAGDKTIKFSPLKAD; encoded by the coding sequence ATGAAAAAAATTTTATTGGTGAGTTTTATTTTATGTAACATCTATGGATTTTCCGCAAAAGTGAGCGTTCAGAGGAGTAGCACTTTAAAAAGTGAAAATAAAGATGGCAAAAACATTGGTGAAATGACTATAAAAGATACGATCAAGGAAATTAGTGAAAATGATAGAAAAAGATTTGAAGAGATAGATTTGGAAAAAAAAGAGAAAAAAGAGGTTATAGATTTAACTATGAAGGAATTGACTGAGCTCGGAATCAATAAAAAATCTATTGAAACAACATTTAAGGCAATCGAAGAAGAAAGTGATTATGACAAAAGAAAGAAACTATTTTTGCAGGCGATAGAAGAAGACAAAAAGAATTATTTGCCATATTATTATTTAGCGCAAGAGGCGGATAATATAAAAGTTGCGATGGAATATTATAAGGATGCGATTAAGGCAAATCCTAAAAATCCGATGGCTTATACTAATCTTGTAGCAAAATATGGACAGGCAGGGATGGAAAAGGAGCAAGTGGAGCTTGCTAAGAAAATGATAACATTGTTTCCAGAGTTTCCAGAAGGATATTATTCGATAGCTGCAATAGATTTTCAAAATGAAAATTATTCAAATTCAATAAAATATGCAAAATTGGCGATAGATAAATATGATAAAATGAAGAAACTGGATTATTCTTATGTTACAGAATCAGCAAAATACAGATATAAGGCGGATGCTCAGTATCTTGTATTTTTAAATTATATTCAAATGAAAAAGTATGATGAAGCATTTGAATATTCTAAAGAAGCATACATTTTTATGGCTCAACATGATAATGATTTGAGATTTCAAATTTACAGTATGCTTGCTGATTTTACAGAAGAGATAAAAAATAAGAATAAGGAAAAATATAAGGAATATATTTCAAAATTAAATGCACTAAGATTGGCAGAAGAGCTTGTGAAGGCAAATAATAAAATAAAAAGTGGAAAAGCAGGCGATAAAACTATAAAATTTAGCCCTTTAAAAGCAGATTAA
- a CDS encoding tetratricopeptide repeat protein, translated as MRKAALKTYLYEIIFILVYKLSMDIFLRVSYFVYFLLWILSVIIMIYLFPYLILLLIGNHYLFVKLDPKKYILIVEKMYKIFKINIMKDFNRINLSVCYWLLNEKEKALKYLNKIKIIRLTLPIIKFNLAKTYEEIGNFEKAKELYKEVAEKGNKLYMGKIAQEKILELS; from the coding sequence ATGCGAAAGGCGGCATTAAAAACTTATCTGTATGAAATAATTTTTATATTAGTTTATAAATTAAGCATGGATATATTTTTGAGAGTGTCTTATTTTGTATATTTTTTATTATGGATATTGTCAGTAATAATAATGATATATTTATTTCCGTATTTAATACTACTTTTGATAGGAAATCATTATTTATTTGTTAAATTAGATCCTAAAAAATATATTTTAATAGTAGAAAAAATGTACAAAATTTTTAAAATTAATATTATGAAAGATTTTAACAGAATTAATTTATCAGTTTGTTATTGGCTGCTAAACGAGAAAGAAAAAGCGTTAAAGTATTTAAATAAAATAAAAATAATTAGATTAACGTTGCCAATAATAAAGTTCAATTTAGCTAAAACATATGAAGAAATTGGAAATTTTGAAAAAGCAAAAGAGTTATATAAAGAAGTGGCTGAAAAAGGGAATAAACTTTATATGGGTAAAATTGCACAGGAGAAAATTTTGGAACTAAGTTAA
- the pepT gene encoding peptidase T — translation MDLNKYETLKERFLKYVKIETRSDEKNESIPSTPTQIEFAKMLVKELEEIGMEDVYVNENCFVNATLKSNVDKDVKTIGFIAHMDTADFNAVNVNPQIVENYDGKDIVLNREQNIVLSVDEFPNLKDYVGKTVITTDGTTLLGADDKAGVVEIIEAMKYLINHPEIKHGTVKIAFGPDEEIGRGADNFNVDEFGADFAYTIDGGPVGELEYESFNAAGAVFKIKGKSVHPGTAKGKMINASLIAGEIINSFPADEVPEKTEGYEGFYFLEKIRANCEDAELSYILRDHDRQKFEEKKKFAENVAKKINEKYKKELATVEIKDQYYNMGEIIKNHMEIVEIAKKAMENLEIKPIIKPIRGGTDGSKISFMGLPTPNIFAGGENFHGKYEFVALESMILATDVIVEIVRLNAEGE, via the coding sequence ATGGATTTAAACAAATATGAAACGCTTAAAGAGAGATTTTTGAAATATGTTAAAATTGAGACTAGGTCCGATGAGAAAAATGAGAGCATCCCATCCACACCAACACAGATTGAGTTTGCCAAAATGCTTGTAAAAGAGTTGGAAGAAATAGGAATGGAAGATGTATATGTGAATGAAAATTGCTTTGTTAATGCAACTTTGAAAAGTAATGTTGATAAAGATGTGAAAACTATTGGATTTATTGCACATATGGATACTGCTGATTTTAATGCAGTTAATGTAAATCCACAGATTGTGGAAAACTATGATGGGAAAGATATTGTTTTGAATAGGGAGCAAAATATTGTACTTTCTGTGGACGAATTTCCTAATTTAAAGGATTATGTTGGGAAAACTGTAATTACTACTGATGGAACAACACTTCTGGGAGCTGATGATAAGGCTGGAGTTGTGGAAATTATTGAGGCTATGAAATATCTGATTAACCATCCAGAAATCAAACACGGAACAGTAAAAATAGCGTTTGGGCCTGATGAGGAAATTGGGCGTGGAGCAGATAACTTTAATGTGGATGAATTTGGAGCGGATTTTGCTTATACAATAGATGGTGGACCAGTGGGAGAACTTGAATACGAAAGTTTTAATGCAGCTGGAGCTGTATTTAAAATAAAAGGTAAAAGCGTTCATCCAGGAACAGCCAAAGGAAAAATGATAAATGCAAGTTTAATAGCAGGAGAAATTATAAATAGTTTCCCAGCAGATGAAGTGCCTGAAAAGACAGAAGGATATGAAGGATTTTATTTTCTTGAAAAAATCCGTGCAAATTGTGAAGACGCTGAATTATCATATATTTTAAGGGATCACGACAGACAGAAGTTTGAAGAAAAAAAGAAATTTGCTGAAAATGTTGCAAAAAAAATTAATGAAAAATACAAAAAAGAATTAGCAACAGTTGAAATAAAGGATCAATATTACAACATGGGCGAAATCATAAAGAATCACATGGAAATCGTAGAAATAGCAAAAAAAGCAATGGAAAACCTTGAAATAAAACCAATAATCAAGCCAATCCGTGGAGGAACAGACGGCTCAAAAATCTCATTCATGGGACTTCCTACGCCAAATATTTTCGCAGGTGGGGAAAATTTTCATGGGAAATACGAATTTGTAGCACTTGAGAGTATGATTCTAGCAACTGATGTAATTGTGGAGATTGTAAGATTGAACGCTGAAGGAGAGTAA
- a CDS encoding TM2 domain-containing protein translates to MNDITNPQSDRINPDFVQQYIMANAKFFPEDSINELKARLSKLSQNQFNAIQGIQLKDPMIMLLLSLFLGSWGIDRFLLKEIGLGIIKLLTAGGCGIWTIVDWFLVMNRTREFNYKLVFDSLPIG, encoded by the coding sequence ATGAATGATATTACTAATCCGCAATCAGATAGAATTAACCCTGATTTTGTACAACAATACATTATGGCGAATGCTAAATTTTTTCCAGAAGATTCAATAAATGAACTTAAAGCAAGATTATCTAAACTTTCACAAAATCAGTTCAACGCAATTCAAGGAATTCAATTAAAAGATCCTATGATAATGCTACTTTTATCACTTTTTCTTGGTTCTTGGGGTATTGATAGATTTCTTCTAAAAGAAATTGGATTAGGTATAATAAAATTATTAACTGCTGGTGGATGTGGTATTTGGACTATCGTTGACTGGTTTTTAGTTATGAATAGAACTAGAGAATTTAACTACAAATTAGTTTTTGACTCTTTACCTATCGGTTAA
- a CDS encoding DUF2752 domain-containing protein, with amino-acid sequence MKKYFNLLFNYHKNNLILYISLVFIISIRYYFKIPSPFGFVLKPLHIHYWSEGLTTAFIQLIKGNFYHAYKINPLIFIVVIVIFFHIFLEPIIFKNSKTKKQ; translated from the coding sequence ATGAAAAAATACTTTAACTTATTATTTAATTATCATAAAAACAATCTTATTTTGTACATATCACTTGTATTTATAATTTCTATAAGATATTATTTTAAAATACCGTCACCATTTGGATTTGTTTTAAAACCATTACATATCCATTATTGGAGTGAAGGCTTAACAACAGCATTTATACAATTGATAAAGGGCAATTTTTATCATGCTTATAAAATAAACCCTTTGATATTTATTGTTGTGATAGTTATTTTTTTTCATATCTTTTTAGAGCCTATAATTTTTAAAAATTCAAAAACTAAAAAACAGTAA
- the alr gene encoding alanine racemase has translation MLVNLEINRENLKRNLEKIRSINKNIICVIKDNAYGLEIENIFPILLENNCNYFAVAYIEEAIKILEILKKFEKEKKINFLKNKRIKIMVLNYIEPKNLKYVIENNVELTIFNFSQLSDYLKILDKFFKNTVLKIHIKVNSGMNRLGFNENEILELIEKIKKYKINSKNNKLEIISIFSHISDAENQIETEKQVEKYENILKIFDKNNVKYQYKHLQASPLLFKYGEKYNYDFARIGMALYGMEPLSYDVGLLDVITVKSQIINIRNVKKNDKISYGSKGIVNRDSKIGIVSIGYAHGFQKQIENSEGAYVLINGKKAKIVGEICMDMIFIDLTDIENVEVNDEVVIIGSQKNVENGITEKITLRQVAKWAGTIQDDVLTKFSGIKKQ, from the coding sequence ATGTTAGTAAATTTGGAAATAAATAGGGAAAATCTAAAAAGGAACTTGGAAAAAATACGCTCTATAAATAAAAATATCATTTGTGTAATTAAAGACAATGCCTATGGGCTGGAAATTGAAAATATTTTTCCGATATTGCTAGAAAATAACTGTAATTACTTTGCGGTGGCATATATTGAGGAAGCGATAAAAATTCTTGAAATTCTAAAAAAATTTGAAAAAGAAAAAAAAATAAACTTTTTGAAAAATAAAAGAATAAAGATAATGGTTCTTAATTACATTGAGCCTAAAAATTTGAAATATGTGATAGAAAATAATGTTGAACTTACAATTTTTAATTTTTCACAATTATCTGATTACTTAAAAATTTTGGATAAATTTTTCAAAAATACAGTTTTGAAAATACATATAAAAGTAAACAGTGGAATGAACAGGCTTGGATTTAATGAAAATGAGATTTTGGAATTAATTGAAAAAATAAAAAAATATAAAATAAATTCTAAAAATAACAAACTGGAAATAATCTCTATTTTTTCTCATATTTCAGATGCGGAAAATCAAATTGAAACTGAAAAGCAAGTTGAAAAATATGAAAATATTTTAAAGATATTTGACAAAAATAATGTAAAATACCAGTACAAACATTTGCAGGCAAGTCCGTTGCTTTTTAAATACGGAGAAAAATACAATTATGATTTCGCACGTATTGGAATGGCACTTTATGGAATGGAGCCTTTATCTTATGATGTGGGATTATTAGACGTTATAACAGTAAAGTCGCAAATTATAAACATAAGAAATGTGAAAAAAAACGATAAAATTTCCTATGGAAGTAAAGGCATTGTAAACAGAGACTCTAAAATAGGCATTGTATCAATAGGCTATGCACACGGATTTCAAAAGCAAATTGAAAATTCAGAAGGAGCATATGTTTTAATAAATGGTAAAAAGGCAAAAATTGTTGGAGAAATTTGTATGGATATGATTTTTATTGATTTAACGGACATAGAAAATGTAGAAGTAAATGATGAAGTTGTAATTATTGGGAGTCAGAAAAATGTTGAAAATGGAATTACTGAAAAAATAACATTGAGGCAAGTGGCAAAGTGGGCTGGGACTATACAGGACGATGTGCTGACTAAGTTTTCGGGAATAAAAAAACAGTAA
- a CDS encoding XTP/dITP diphosphatase — MKVLLATKNKGKIKDFEKLTEGMDLEVVTILDGLEIPDVVEDGETFEENSQKKAKEIAEYTNIITVSDDSGLCVDALDGAPGVYSARFGGENATDSEKNQKMLELLKDVKKENRKAHFVSVVSIAFPNGEIHSFRGEIEGEILFEARGNNGFGYNPIFYSYELGKSFGEADDEERKSVSHRARAFRKLIASGLLEEK; from the coding sequence ATGAAAGTATTATTAGCAACGAAAAACAAAGGGAAAATAAAAGACTTTGAAAAATTGACTGAGGGAATGGATTTGGAAGTTGTAACAATTTTAGATGGATTAGAGATTCCTGATGTTGTGGAGGATGGAGAAACTTTTGAGGAAAACTCTCAGAAAAAAGCAAAGGAAATTGCAGAATATACTAATATTATAACAGTTTCTGATGATTCAGGACTTTGTGTAGATGCTTTGGATGGAGCACCGGGAGTTTATTCGGCGAGATTTGGGGGAGAAAATGCGACTGACAGCGAAAAGAACCAAAAAATGCTGGAACTTCTGAAGGATGTGAAGAAAGAAAATAGAAAAGCACATTTTGTATCTGTTGTAAGTATTGCCTTTCCAAATGGGGAAATTCATTCATTCCGTGGAGAAATAGAAGGAGAGATTTTGTTTGAAGCAAGAGGTAACAATGGATTTGGTTACAATCCAATTTTTTATTCGTATGAACTAGGAAAATCATTTGGAGAAGCAGATGACGAAGAAAGAAAAAGTGTGAGCCATCGGGCAAGAGCATTTAGAAAGCTTATTGCATCAGGACTTCTGGAAGAAAAGTAA
- a CDS encoding lysophospholipid acyltransferase family protein encodes MRTIFYHLVLVGTFIYGSFVHIWYLIFNKGEKRYRYVCKVAKNWGKNLIWGAGSKVNVIYKNGSEEEIKRIRDTNEAVILISNHQSNVDIPVLLGYLPLDFSFIAKKEMKKWPAIGRWMRSFDCIFLDRKNARQGMKDMKDAISKIKKGHSYVIFPEGSRSEDGTIGEFKKGSFKLATDTNARILPITIVGTYEVQSRKSLKVTSNKDIKIIVDKPVDLKTMSREEKKEVHNIVNKIIKDNYEEYKL; translated from the coding sequence ATGAGAACAATATTTTACCATCTTGTATTAGTCGGAACTTTTATTTATGGAAGTTTTGTTCATATATGGTATTTAATATTCAACAAAGGCGAAAAAAGATATAGATACGTGTGCAAAGTAGCCAAAAACTGGGGTAAAAATCTAATCTGGGGAGCTGGAAGCAAAGTAAATGTTATTTACAAAAATGGCAGTGAGGAAGAAATAAAAAGAATACGAGACACAAACGAAGCAGTTATATTAATTTCAAATCATCAAAGTAATGTTGATATTCCAGTATTGCTTGGATATTTACCACTTGACTTTTCATTTATAGCAAAGAAGGAAATGAAAAAATGGCCTGCAATCGGACGTTGGATGCGTTCCTTTGATTGTATATTTTTAGATAGAAAAAATGCACGGCAAGGAATGAAGGATATGAAAGATGCTATAAGTAAAATAAAAAAAGGGCATTCTTATGTGATTTTTCCTGAAGGAAGCAGAAGCGAAGATGGTACAATAGGTGAGTTTAAAAAAGGAAGTTTCAAACTTGCAACAGATACAAATGCCAGAATTTTGCCAATTACAATTGTTGGAACTTATGAAGTGCAAAGTCGTAAAAGTTTAAAGGTAACGTCAAACAAGGATATAAAAATTATTGTTGATAAGCCAGTAGACTTGAAAACTATGTCAAGAGAAGAAAAAAAAGAAGTTCACAACATTGTAAATAAAATTATAAAAGATAACTATGAAGAATATAAATTGTAA
- a CDS encoding regulatory protein RecX: MKINKIYRNKIYLDTEEIMDISPLIRQKYDLKVNDSIERFYDEISYEASLEKGIFLISLKDRTKKEVRLKLEEKFWNKNAVLKAIEKLEEFGYLNDLNYAISYIESKTYGKNRISYNLFQKGIDRSTVEKAYLTLDEEKEENIDDVKLKKLIDKNSRKINSSNSRDEKKLKEEQKLIQYLARQGFSLDKIFKKLKEHKENY; this comes from the coding sequence ATGAAGATTAATAAAATTTATCGTAATAAAATATATCTTGATACTGAGGAAATTATGGATATAAGTCCTCTTATTAGGCAAAAATATGATTTGAAGGTAAATGACAGTATTGAGAGGTTTTATGATGAGATTTCGTATGAAGCCTCTCTTGAAAAAGGTATTTTTCTGATTTCATTAAAAGACAGGACAAAAAAGGAAGTACGGTTAAAGCTGGAAGAAAAATTTTGGAATAAGAACGCAGTTTTAAAGGCAATAGAAAAGCTGGAGGAATTTGGGTATCTGAATGACCTAAACTATGCGATTTCATACATTGAAAGCAAAACTTATGGAAAAAATCGTATTTCTTACAATCTTTTTCAAAAGGGAATTGACAGAAGTACAGTTGAAAAAGCGTATTTGACTTTGGATGAGGAAAAAGAAGAAAATATTGATGATGTAAAACTGAAAAAATTAATTGATAAAAATAGTAGAAAAATCAATTCAAGCAACAGTCGGGATGAAAAGAAACTGAAGGAAGAGCAGAAACTTATACAATATTTGGCAAGGCAAGGTTTTTCTCTTGATAAAATCTTTAAAAAATTAAAAGAGCACAAGGAAAATTACTAA
- the recA gene encoding recombinase RecA: MARKKAEEKEKEDKGLSEREKMLNLALKQIEKDYGEGAIMKLGENQKMNIRAISTGSLNLDIALGIGGVPRGRIVEIYGAESSGKTTLALHIIAEAQKAGGTVAFIDAEHALDPVYAKALGVNIDELLISQPDTGEQALEISDMLVRSGAMDVIVVDSVAALVPKAEIEGEMGDQQMGLQARLMSKALRKLTGNISKSDTVMIFINQIREKIGGFSFVPGVQTTTSGGRALKFFSTVRMEVKRVGSVKQGDDVIGSEVVVKVTKNKVAPPFKEAKFNVMYGTGISKIGEVLDAAINLGIASKSGAWFSYGDERLGQGRVNVENMLKENKEVYGRLEKQVLDAIRPKQETEQLKIVETVEVENAESEEAENNED; encoded by the coding sequence ATGGCTAGAAAAAAAGCTGAAGAAAAAGAAAAAGAAGATAAAGGATTAAGCGAAAGAGAGAAAATGCTTAATTTGGCACTGAAACAAATTGAAAAGGATTATGGTGAAGGTGCTATAATGAAACTTGGTGAAAATCAAAAAATGAATATTAGGGCTATTTCTACAGGAAGTTTGAATTTGGATATAGCACTTGGGATTGGTGGAGTACCAAGAGGAAGAATTGTTGAAATTTATGGAGCAGAATCATCTGGGAAAACAACACTTGCACTTCATATTATTGCGGAAGCTCAAAAAGCTGGGGGAACTGTGGCATTTATTGATGCGGAACACGCTTTGGATCCAGTTTATGCAAAGGCTCTCGGAGTAAATATTGATGAATTGTTAATTTCGCAACCTGATACTGGAGAACAGGCACTTGAAATATCAGATATGCTTGTAAGAAGTGGGGCAATGGATGTAATTGTTGTGGATTCGGTTGCAGCACTTGTTCCAAAAGCTGAGATTGAAGGAGAAATGGGAGATCAGCAAATGGGACTTCAAGCAAGACTTATGTCAAAAGCACTTAGAAAATTGACAGGAAATATTTCAAAATCTGATACAGTTATGATTTTTATTAACCAAATAAGAGAAAAAATTGGTGGATTCTCATTTGTTCCAGGAGTACAGACAACGACTTCGGGAGGACGTGCATTAAAATTCTTTTCAACTGTAAGAATGGAAGTAAAAAGAGTAGGTTCTGTTAAACAGGGAGATGACGTTATTGGAAGTGAAGTTGTAGTAAAAGTTACAAAAAATAAGGTTGCACCACCATTTAAAGAAGCTAAATTTAATGTTATGTATGGAACTGGAATTTCTAAAATTGGGGAAGTACTTGATGCAGCGATTAATCTTGGAATTGCTTCAAAAAGTGGAGCATGGTTCAGTTATGGCGATGAACGTTTAGGACAGGGTCGTGTAAATGTTGAAAATATGCTGAAGGAAAACAAAGAAGTATATGGAAGACTTGAAAAGCAAGTGCTTGATGCTATTCGACCAAAACAGGAAACAGAACAATTAAAAATTGTAGAAACTGTTGAAGTTGAAAATGCTGAAAGTGAAGAAGCGGAAAATAATGAAGATTAA